From one Amycolatopsis sp. FDAARGOS 1241 genomic stretch:
- a CDS encoding DEAD/DEAH box helicase, whose protein sequence is MTDGDPSPPQPGAPFIRVKPAVQARQLIETLADLIHRGGQLQQLPQALRASARQQTDMLANEQLLNLLRKRPVADLRDLMSRGARLGSLEAGGYRAVADVLQAHPAQLERVPSVGSHTVQEVVSAAGKLADQLRKESRVRLDPGDKPVGHTQLLATLAAARHADSAASALRSPIAQLQQQTTPLVAQAERITSGWRMTFAGRQKKEAARAALAQLQAIMADPAVVALQHTVYSAEQSTESRNYQPEQLWRDYEVDAAAFNALLSTVGGAGQVDDREAAAGFIGPELRQKISAEPLDTSLLNTTLREYQAFGAKYAVHQQRSILGDEMGLGETVEALAVFAHMAAKGQHRFMVICPASVQINWMKEIERHTDLASHLVHGRDRELNGGEWLRRGGVAVTTFGTVSTLDFLDGADIAMLVVDEAHYVKNPDAKRSQAIAKVLKRAQRALFLTGTPMENRVEEFRNLVGYLQPRVASRVSTADAVVGAKAFRRAVSPVYLRRNQEDVLTELPDKIEVEDWVQLTHQDEAAYRAAVQERNLMHMRRAAFESSDSAKLERIREIVEEAVADGRKVIVFSYFLEVLRTINRALGELAMGPLIGSVPAPVRQQMVEDLTRREGGAVLLAQIEAGGVGLNVQAASVVVITEPQWKPSIEEQAIARAYRMGQIHTVQVHRVLAKGSVDERIREIQENKRLLFDEFARKSDAKESDARSTDTGLHRPAVLDDDSVPKGHRVVLAEQHRLGLL, encoded by the coding sequence ATGACCGACGGAGACCCGTCACCACCGCAACCCGGTGCACCATTCATCCGGGTCAAGCCGGCGGTCCAAGCACGGCAGCTCATCGAGACGCTGGCCGACCTGATCCACCGCGGCGGCCAACTGCAGCAGCTCCCACAGGCACTACGGGCGAGCGCACGCCAGCAAACCGACATGCTCGCCAACGAGCAACTGCTCAACCTGCTGCGCAAGCGCCCGGTTGCCGACCTCCGTGACCTGATGAGCCGAGGCGCCCGGCTGGGGAGCCTGGAGGCCGGCGGTTACCGAGCCGTCGCGGACGTCCTCCAGGCGCACCCTGCGCAGTTGGAGCGGGTTCCCAGTGTCGGCAGTCACACAGTGCAAGAAGTCGTTTCCGCCGCCGGGAAACTCGCCGATCAACTCCGTAAGGAGTCCCGTGTCCGCCTGGACCCGGGAGACAAACCCGTCGGCCACACCCAGCTTCTGGCTACGTTGGCCGCAGCGCGGCACGCGGACAGTGCGGCATCGGCGCTGCGCAGTCCGATCGCGCAGCTTCAGCAACAGACGACGCCGCTGGTGGCGCAGGCCGAGCGCATCACCAGCGGATGGCGGATGACGTTCGCGGGCCGGCAGAAGAAGGAAGCGGCCAGGGCAGCGCTCGCGCAGCTGCAGGCGATCATGGCCGATCCGGCCGTCGTCGCGCTGCAGCACACGGTCTACAGCGCCGAACAGTCTACCGAATCACGCAACTACCAGCCCGAACAACTCTGGCGGGACTACGAAGTCGACGCTGCGGCGTTCAACGCGCTGCTGTCGACAGTGGGCGGTGCCGGGCAAGTCGACGACCGCGAGGCGGCCGCAGGCTTCATCGGGCCGGAACTTCGCCAGAAGATCTCCGCCGAGCCGCTCGACACCAGCCTGCTCAACACGACTCTCCGGGAGTACCAGGCGTTCGGCGCGAAGTACGCCGTTCATCAGCAGCGTTCGATCCTGGGCGACGAGATGGGCCTCGGCGAGACGGTCGAGGCGCTGGCCGTGTTCGCGCACATGGCTGCCAAGGGGCAGCACCGCTTCATGGTGATCTGCCCCGCGAGCGTGCAGATCAACTGGATGAAGGAGATCGAGCGGCACACCGATCTGGCCTCGCACCTGGTACACGGCCGCGATAGGGAGCTCAACGGCGGCGAATGGCTTCGTCGGGGCGGTGTAGCAGTCACGACGTTCGGCACGGTCAGCACGCTGGATTTCCTCGACGGCGCCGACATCGCGATGTTGGTCGTCGATGAAGCCCACTACGTCAAGAACCCCGACGCAAAGCGTTCCCAAGCGATCGCGAAGGTGCTGAAGCGTGCTCAGCGCGCCTTGTTCCTCACCGGGACGCCGATGGAGAACCGAGTGGAGGAGTTTCGCAACCTGGTCGGCTACCTCCAGCCGAGGGTTGCCAGTCGGGTCAGCACCGCGGACGCCGTCGTCGGGGCCAAGGCGTTCCGTCGTGCGGTCTCGCCAGTCTACCTGCGGCGCAACCAGGAAGACGTGCTGACCGAGCTTCCGGACAAGATCGAGGTCGAGGACTGGGTGCAGCTCACCCACCAGGACGAAGCCGCCTACCGCGCCGCAGTGCAAGAGCGGAACCTCATGCACATGCGTCGCGCGGCCTTCGAATCTTCGGATTCGGCGAAGCTGGAGCGTATCCGGGAGATCGTCGAGGAGGCGGTCGCGGACGGGCGCAAGGTGATTGTTTTCTCGTATTTCCTTGAGGTTTTGCGCACGATCAACCGCGCGCTGGGGGAATTGGCGATGGGTCCGTTGATCGGATCGGTGCCGGCTCCGGTGCGGCAGCAAATGGTCGAGGATCTCACTCGGCGTGAGGGTGGTGCGGTACTGCTGGCCCAGATCGAGGCTGGCGGGGTCGGGCTGAACGTGCAGGCTGCTTCGGTCGTGGTGATCACCGAGCCGCAGTGGAAGCCCAGCATCGAGGAACAGGCCATTGCCCGCGCCTACCGGATGGGCCAGATCCACACCGTGCAGGTCCACCGGGTGCTGGCAAAAGGCAGTGTGGACGAAAGAATCCGCGAGATCCAGGAGAACAAGAGATTGCTGTTCGACGAGTTCGCGCGCAAAAGCGACGCGAAGGAGTCCGACGCTCGGTCGACCGACACCGGACTGCATCGGCCGGCGGTGCTGGACGACGACTCCGTGCCGAAGGGACACCGCGTGGTCTTGGCGGAACAACATCGGTTGGGGTTGCTGTGA
- a CDS encoding restriction endonuclease — translation MTVPEFQTFMVPVLTILSDGQVRHRREVEVPAAEKLGLTAEDFRDAFPSGKTRINDRVQWAITHLCQAGLLARPSRGHVSITARGRETLAEHSDRIDRKVLSRFAEYRDFLNRTKAPSGTAASGSAAGSHAETPRDAIAEAVRESNEALAEEVLQRVLDQSPVFLEQLVLHLLTAMGYGGRAGAIEHWGKSGDGGIDGVVRQDVLGLDRVYVQAKRYAPERTVGRPDIQAFVGALHGRQADRGVFITTSRFSADAGDYVERIPNRIVLIDGRRLAELMILHNVGVQDESTFVLKRIDEDFFDEN, via the coding sequence GTGACGGTTCCGGAATTCCAGACGTTCATGGTGCCCGTGCTGACGATCCTGTCGGACGGGCAGGTCCGGCATCGGCGGGAGGTCGAGGTGCCCGCCGCCGAGAAACTCGGGTTGACCGCCGAGGACTTCCGCGATGCCTTCCCGAGCGGCAAGACGCGGATCAACGACCGGGTCCAGTGGGCGATCACGCACCTCTGCCAGGCGGGCCTGCTCGCTCGGCCGAGCCGCGGGCACGTCAGCATCACCGCCCGCGGCCGCGAAACGCTCGCAGAACACTCCGATCGGATCGACAGGAAAGTGCTGTCGCGGTTCGCCGAGTACCGAGATTTCCTGAACCGGACGAAGGCCCCCTCCGGAACGGCGGCAAGCGGATCAGCCGCGGGAAGCCACGCGGAGACTCCGCGCGACGCGATCGCGGAAGCCGTGCGGGAAAGCAACGAAGCGCTTGCGGAGGAAGTGCTTCAGCGGGTGCTGGACCAATCGCCGGTGTTCCTGGAGCAGTTGGTTCTGCACCTGCTGACCGCGATGGGATACGGCGGTCGGGCCGGAGCGATCGAGCACTGGGGCAAGAGCGGTGACGGCGGGATCGACGGTGTGGTGCGGCAGGATGTGCTCGGCCTGGATCGGGTCTACGTGCAGGCGAAGCGCTACGCGCCGGAGCGCACGGTCGGCCGGCCCGACATCCAGGCGTTCGTCGGTGCTCTGCACGGTCGGCAAGCGGACCGCGGCGTGTTCATCACGACGAGCCGATTCAGCGCTGACGCTGGTGATTACGTGGAACGCATTCCGAACCGAATCGTCTTGATCGACGGCCGTCGACTGGCGGAGTTGATGATTCTGCACAACGTCGGAGTGCAGGACGAGAGCACGTTCGTCCTCAAGCGCATCGACGAAGACTTCTTCGACGAGAACTGA
- a CDS encoding class I SAM-dependent DNA methyltransferase, with protein sequence MSSKHTELAGFIWSVADLLRGDYKQSEYGKVILPFTVLRRLDCVLAPTREAVLAEQDKRKQQGIQNMDGMLKRAAGGLSFVNTSKLDFAASVRDQDNVAKNLRSYIRGFTANAQEIFDSYEFDVQLTRLDNAGLIYQVASKFAEIDLSPDAVDNHQMGYLFEELIRRFSEISNETAGEHFTPREVIKLMVNLLLAPDTGDLVTPGVVKTVLDPACGTGGMLTAAEEFILDHNPDATVKVYGQELNAESYAICRSDMMIKGEDADNIKFGNSFSHDKHYGRRFNYLLANPPFGVEWKKVKDDVEKEAEIGFAGRFGAGLPRINDGSLLFLQHMIHHMKRPDEGGSRIAIVFNGSPLFTGAAGSGESEIRRWILENDLLEAIVALPDQLFYNTGISTYFWILSNRKDAAHKGKVILLDAREYWSKMRKSLGDKRKFVPDDKIAELTSLYGEALVAAEDSAHPLHGKVKVFPTTDFGYQRITVERPLKLCFEVTEDALAELEVAKPLAKYEGRAALLADLRTLVGQPVVWRKQDFTKLLSEALSAGLSALPAPVKKAVWAAVSVSDPEGEVQLDKHGSPLPDPDLRDNENVPLLEDIHSYLEREVLPHVPDAWIDESKTKIGYEIPFTRHFYVYTPPRPLAEIDAELKQLESEIQRLLNEVTQ encoded by the coding sequence GTGAGCAGCAAACACACCGAGCTGGCCGGGTTCATCTGGTCGGTGGCCGACTTGTTGCGCGGCGACTACAAGCAGTCCGAGTACGGGAAGGTGATCCTGCCGTTCACCGTCCTGCGCCGCTTGGACTGTGTGCTCGCGCCGACCCGCGAGGCTGTCCTGGCCGAGCAGGACAAGCGGAAGCAGCAGGGCATCCAGAACATGGACGGCATGCTCAAGCGTGCCGCTGGTGGCCTGAGCTTCGTCAACACCAGCAAGCTCGACTTCGCGGCTTCCGTGCGCGACCAGGACAACGTCGCGAAGAACCTCCGCTCGTACATCCGCGGGTTCACCGCCAACGCGCAGGAGATCTTCGACTCCTACGAGTTCGACGTCCAGCTCACGCGTCTCGACAACGCGGGCCTCATCTACCAGGTCGCCAGCAAGTTCGCGGAGATCGACCTCAGCCCGGACGCGGTGGACAACCATCAGATGGGTTACCTGTTCGAGGAACTCATCCGGCGGTTCTCGGAAATCTCCAACGAGACGGCCGGTGAGCACTTCACCCCGCGCGAGGTCATCAAGCTGATGGTGAACCTGCTCCTCGCGCCGGACACCGGTGATCTCGTCACGCCCGGCGTCGTCAAGACGGTGCTCGACCCGGCTTGTGGTACCGGCGGGATGCTCACCGCGGCAGAGGAGTTCATCCTCGACCACAACCCGGACGCCACCGTGAAGGTCTACGGCCAGGAGCTCAACGCCGAGTCCTACGCGATTTGCCGCTCCGACATGATGATCAAGGGCGAGGACGCGGACAACATCAAGTTCGGCAACTCCTTCAGCCACGACAAGCACTACGGCCGGCGGTTCAACTACCTGCTCGCGAACCCGCCGTTCGGGGTGGAGTGGAAGAAGGTCAAGGACGACGTCGAGAAGGAAGCCGAGATCGGCTTCGCCGGCCGGTTCGGTGCCGGCCTGCCGCGGATCAACGACGGTTCGCTGCTGTTCCTGCAGCACATGATCCACCACATGAAGCGCCCGGACGAGGGCGGCAGCCGGATCGCGATCGTGTTCAACGGCAGTCCGTTGTTCACTGGTGCGGCTGGTTCCGGTGAGTCGGAGATCCGACGGTGGATCCTCGAGAACGATCTTCTCGAGGCGATCGTCGCGTTGCCGGATCAGCTGTTCTACAACACCGGGATTTCGACGTACTTCTGGATTCTCAGCAACCGTAAGGATGCGGCACACAAGGGCAAGGTCATCCTGCTCGACGCCCGTGAGTACTGGTCCAAGATGCGGAAGTCGTTGGGAGACAAACGGAAGTTCGTGCCGGACGACAAGATCGCCGAGCTGACCTCTCTGTATGGAGAGGCGCTCGTGGCAGCCGAGGACTCGGCACATCCGTTGCATGGCAAGGTGAAGGTCTTCCCGACCACGGACTTCGGTTACCAGCGCATCACCGTCGAACGGCCGTTGAAGCTGTGCTTCGAGGTCACGGAGGATGCGCTGGCGGAGCTGGAAGTGGCCAAGCCGCTCGCGAAGTACGAGGGTCGTGCCGCGTTGCTTGCCGACTTGCGGACGTTGGTCGGCCAGCCGGTCGTATGGCGGAAGCAGGATTTCACGAAGCTGTTGTCCGAGGCGCTTTCCGCTGGTCTTTCGGCGTTGCCGGCTCCGGTGAAGAAGGCAGTGTGGGCGGCGGTTTCGGTGTCGGACCCTGAGGGCGAGGTGCAGCTCGACAAGCATGGCTCGCCGTTGCCTGACCCGGATCTGCGGGACAATGAGAACGTGCCCTTGCTGGAGGATATTCACTCATATCTTGAGCGGGAAGTGCTTCCGCACGTGCCGGACGCGTGGATCGATGAGAGCAAGACGAAGATCGGGTATGAGATCCCGTTCACGCGACACTTCTATGTGTATACGCCGCCGCGCCCGCTTGCGGAGATCGATGCTGAGTTGAAGCAGCTGGAGTCCGAAATCCAGCGCCTCCTGAATGAGGTGACGCAGTGA
- a CDS encoding exonuclease SbcCD subunit D produces the protein MRFLHTADWQLGMTRHFLSAEAQARFSDARLAAIREIGKIAAEQGCEFVVVCGDVFDANLLSPQVVGRALEAMRSIPVPVYLLPGNHDTIDAGSVYRSAPFTRGCPPNVHVLAEPGVHEVASGVELVAAPLKVKHPLTDLPGNQCATLTARTGVRRILVGHGAVDSLSPDPGNPATIRVGALADALSDGRVHYVALGDRHSTTQVDGLAIWYSGAPEPTDFTETDPGNVLVVDLDRDLEAKVTSHRIGTWSFLAAERHLNSAAEVEEFGRWLAGFPDKDRTVLKLGLVGTLSVGAHAQLEDLIEKHREVFASLEVPGRRSDLAVLAGDQDFAELGLSGFAATAMTELVGAAAGDPTAQDALSLLYRLVRSEA, from the coding sequence ATGCGTTTCCTGCACACCGCCGACTGGCAGCTGGGCATGACCCGGCATTTCCTTTCCGCGGAAGCACAAGCCCGGTTCTCCGACGCCCGCCTCGCGGCCATTCGGGAGATCGGAAAGATCGCCGCCGAGCAGGGGTGCGAATTCGTCGTCGTCTGCGGCGACGTATTCGACGCGAACCTGCTCAGCCCGCAGGTCGTCGGGCGCGCGCTCGAGGCGATGCGGTCGATTCCGGTCCCGGTCTACCTGCTGCCGGGCAACCACGACACGATCGACGCCGGGTCCGTGTACCGCTCGGCGCCGTTCACCCGCGGCTGCCCGCCGAACGTGCACGTGCTGGCGGAGCCCGGCGTGCACGAGGTCGCGTCGGGCGTCGAGCTGGTCGCGGCGCCGTTGAAGGTCAAGCATCCGCTCACCGACCTTCCCGGCAACCAGTGCGCGACGTTGACCGCGCGGACCGGCGTCCGACGGATCCTCGTCGGGCACGGCGCGGTCGACTCCCTCAGCCCGGACCCGGGAAACCCGGCGACTATCCGCGTCGGAGCCTTGGCCGATGCGTTGTCCGACGGGCGGGTTCACTACGTCGCACTCGGCGACCGGCACTCCACAACGCAGGTCGACGGCCTGGCGATCTGGTATTCCGGCGCGCCCGAGCCGACCGATTTCACCGAGACAGATCCGGGCAACGTTCTCGTCGTCGACCTCGATCGCGACCTCGAAGCCAAGGTGACGAGCCACCGGATCGGCACGTGGTCCTTCCTCGCGGCGGAACGGCATCTCAACAGCGCGGCCGAGGTCGAGGAGTTCGGCCGCTGGCTGGCCGGGTTCCCGGACAAGGACCGCACGGTCCTGAAGCTCGGACTGGTGGGAACCCTCAGCGTCGGCGCACACGCACAGCTCGAGGACCTGATCGAGAAGCACCGCGAGGTCTTCGCGTCGCTCGAGGTGCCCGGGCGACGCTCCGATCTTGCCGTGCTCGCCGGCGACCAGGACTTCGCCGAACTCGGCCTGTCCGGATTCGCGGCGACCGCCATGACGGAACTCGTCGGCGCAGCCGCCGGCGATCCCACCGCGCAAGACGCACTCAGCCTGCTCTACCGACTCGTCAGGAGCGAAGCATGA
- a CDS encoding restriction endonuclease subunit S translates to MSLDIVPLRRVFRVVNGGTPTADEGNWGGGIAWATPVDLNAADGVIERTQRTLTPLGVRTGSSIVRRDSILISTRAPIGYVARTAEPMAFNQGCRALVPWRSVDVRFFVYQLSAITQELQSRGLGSTFQELSGGALAEIPVHVPPAEEQRRIADFLDAETSRIDDMSALQRTTLNLLAERRRAVLAHLVTGADEVNRGPSRLAWTDSLPVRWDSVGLSLVAKMGSGHTPSRSRADWWFDCDIPWITTGEVAQIRDDRRETIYETREKISKLGLANSAAELHPAGTVVLSRTASAGFSAVMGYDMATSQDYATWTCGPRLDPYYLLWCLRAMRADLLGRLAMGSTHKTIYFPDLQGLRIPLPPMPEQLAIVEAIRDSNAKIDELHDRINRQLGLLAERRQALITAAVTGQLDVTTARSGVGA, encoded by the coding sequence GTGAGCTTGGACATTGTGCCGCTGCGTCGAGTTTTCCGTGTCGTTAACGGCGGTACTCCCACTGCGGATGAGGGCAATTGGGGCGGTGGTATCGCTTGGGCGACTCCGGTCGACCTAAATGCAGCGGACGGAGTTATCGAGCGCACGCAGCGGACGTTGACGCCGCTGGGTGTCAGGACGGGATCATCAATTGTTAGGCGCGACTCGATACTAATCTCGACTCGTGCGCCGATCGGTTATGTGGCCCGTACTGCTGAACCCATGGCCTTCAATCAGGGATGTAGGGCGCTAGTTCCGTGGCGGAGCGTCGATGTGCGGTTTTTCGTGTACCAGCTGTCCGCGATAACTCAGGAACTCCAAAGTCGCGGCTTGGGATCCACATTTCAGGAGCTTTCGGGTGGTGCCCTTGCGGAAATTCCAGTCCATGTTCCACCTGCAGAGGAGCAGCGGCGCATCGCCGACTTCCTCGACGCCGAAACCTCTCGCATTGACGACATGTCTGCACTGCAGCGGACGACACTCAACCTGCTTGCTGAACGTCGCAGGGCTGTATTAGCGCACCTTGTGACTGGTGCCGACGAGGTGAACCGCGGTCCCTCGCGCCTTGCATGGACCGATTCGCTTCCTGTGCGCTGGGACTCCGTTGGTCTGAGCCTTGTCGCGAAGATGGGGAGTGGTCATACACCAAGCAGGTCACGTGCGGATTGGTGGTTCGACTGCGACATTCCCTGGATCACGACCGGCGAGGTTGCCCAGATTCGGGACGACCGTCGGGAGACGATCTACGAGACTCGTGAGAAGATCAGCAAGCTTGGGCTCGCGAATAGTGCGGCGGAACTGCACCCTGCCGGTACCGTGGTACTGAGCCGTACAGCCTCCGCCGGATTCTCTGCGGTCATGGGTTATGACATGGCGACGAGCCAGGACTATGCGACCTGGACATGTGGTCCAAGGCTTGACCCGTACTACCTGCTCTGGTGCTTGCGTGCTATGCGCGCCGACCTTCTTGGGCGCCTAGCAATGGGCTCGACGCACAAGACGATCTACTTCCCTGACCTCCAGGGGCTTCGTATCCCGCTTCCGCCGATGCCGGAGCAGTTGGCAATTGTCGAAGCGATCCGCGACTCCAATGCGAAGATTGACGAGCTGCACGATCGAATCAATCGTCAACTGGGCCTTCTCGCCGAGCGTCGTCAAGCACTGATCACCGCAGCCGTCACCGGCCAACTGGACGTAACGACCGCCCGATCCGGAGTCGGAGCATAA
- the shbA gene encoding RNA polymerase sigma factor ShbA, translating to MTEASTDLEPVAKAAGAGDQEAIATLLACIQPKVIRYCRARINSARQGYASADDVAQDVLLAVFTALPSYRDTGGTFLAFVFGIAAHKVADFHRKRQRDRATTTAEIPERTDDGDSPEQAVLQAEMRHMAQELLSTLPDAHQEILVHRVIGEMSSEQVAELLSSTPGAVRVAQHRALAKLRRRLSTRR from the coding sequence ATGACCGAGGCCAGCACCGACCTGGAACCGGTCGCCAAAGCCGCGGGTGCGGGCGATCAAGAAGCGATCGCGACGCTGCTGGCTTGCATCCAGCCCAAGGTCATCCGCTACTGCCGGGCCCGGATCAACTCTGCCCGCCAGGGCTACGCCTCAGCCGACGACGTGGCACAGGACGTACTGCTCGCGGTGTTCACCGCGCTCCCCTCCTACCGCGACACCGGCGGAACCTTCCTCGCCTTCGTCTTCGGTATCGCGGCCCACAAGGTCGCGGATTTCCACCGGAAGCGGCAACGCGACCGCGCCACCACAACCGCGGAGATCCCCGAGCGGACGGACGACGGCGACAGCCCGGAGCAGGCGGTGCTGCAAGCCGAAATGCGGCACATGGCGCAGGAACTGCTCAGCACCTTGCCGGACGCGCACCAGGAAATCCTCGTCCACCGCGTGATCGGCGAAATGAGCTCCGAGCAAGTCGCCGAACTCCTGTCCTCCACGCCCGGCGCCGTCCGGGTCGCGCAGCACCGTGCCCTCGCCAAGCTCCGACGCCGGCTGTCCACCCGGCGATGA
- a CDS encoding N-6 DNA methylase: MADESEVTAAEIARLAGVGRAAVSNWRKRFTDFPQPIDGTDTSPRFRSAEILTWLEDQGKLGAESARELVWQRLADSGSDSVVDRVAAAGEYLAGRQPATDLDKRTREALDALAADGGAESAFDELCGRFVTANWRTMAVTTPELAEFMVGLAAPLGGSLFDPACGLGSVLRAAAQAKPDIAVLGQEFDAPLARLATVRLAFSGADSTIETGDSLRRDAFPELRADAVVCNPPFNDRNWGAEELAYDQRWAFGLPPKGESELAWVQHCLAHLRRGGRAVLLMPPAAASRRSGRPIRAELLRRGAVRAIVQLPAGAAPPLGLSLQLWILEQPAEQTPDARVLFIDGTAGLAQRIDEVGWPALRERVDPVWANFVAGPGTVAEAPGRHTVRSVIDLLDDEVDLTPARYLRAAADLDVTALRTTQRSFAKLLAELAELLPDVQPTLADASPKATVSIGELQRSGAVSLRQQTARMEVQPGGEGLPVYTARDIISGEPPAGRIAAEAACIAVLPGDVLVPTVLTSAAAVVVTEAGAALGPHVQLLRPDPNQIDSWFLAGFLRSRGSLRFASTMSGTRRIDVRRVEVPRTPIAEQRKYAAAFELLARFDATLARASNLGHELTQSLTDGLAAGALTPAERSARKPAT, encoded by the coding sequence GTGGCTGACGAGTCTGAGGTGACGGCGGCCGAGATCGCCCGGCTCGCCGGTGTGGGCCGCGCCGCCGTGAGCAACTGGCGGAAGCGGTTCACCGACTTCCCCCAGCCGATCGACGGGACGGACACCAGTCCGCGCTTCCGGTCGGCGGAGATTCTGACTTGGCTCGAGGACCAGGGGAAACTTGGCGCTGAGTCGGCCCGGGAGCTGGTCTGGCAACGACTTGCCGACTCCGGCTCCGACTCGGTCGTCGACCGCGTCGCGGCGGCGGGTGAGTACCTGGCCGGCCGGCAACCGGCCACGGACCTGGACAAACGCACCCGTGAGGCGCTGGACGCGCTCGCCGCCGACGGGGGAGCCGAGTCTGCGTTCGACGAACTGTGCGGACGGTTCGTCACCGCGAACTGGCGAACGATGGCTGTGACCACGCCGGAACTTGCCGAGTTCATGGTCGGCCTGGCCGCTCCGCTCGGCGGCTCGCTGTTCGACCCCGCGTGCGGCCTGGGCTCGGTGTTGCGGGCCGCGGCGCAGGCGAAACCCGATATCGCAGTCTTGGGCCAGGAGTTCGACGCGCCGCTCGCGCGCCTCGCCACCGTGCGGCTCGCGTTCAGCGGCGCAGATTCCACGATTGAAACCGGTGACTCACTCCGCCGCGACGCCTTCCCCGAGCTGCGCGCCGACGCCGTGGTCTGCAACCCTCCCTTCAACGACCGCAACTGGGGCGCGGAGGAGCTGGCCTACGACCAACGCTGGGCTTTCGGCCTCCCGCCGAAGGGCGAATCGGAGTTGGCCTGGGTGCAGCACTGCCTCGCTCATCTGCGTCGCGGCGGTCGGGCCGTGCTGTTGATGCCGCCTGCTGCCGCGTCGCGGCGATCGGGTCGGCCCATTCGTGCCGAGCTGCTCCGTCGAGGTGCCGTGCGGGCGATCGTCCAACTTCCGGCGGGCGCGGCACCACCGCTGGGACTTTCGCTGCAGCTGTGGATCCTGGAGCAGCCCGCAGAGCAGACGCCCGACGCCCGCGTGTTGTTCATCGACGGCACGGCTGGATTGGCTCAGAGAATCGATGAGGTCGGTTGGCCGGCTCTGCGGGAACGCGTCGATCCGGTGTGGGCGAACTTCGTGGCCGGCCCTGGAACGGTCGCTGAAGCACCGGGCCGACACACCGTGCGGTCGGTGATCGATCTTCTGGACGACGAGGTGGACCTAACCCCTGCGCGCTACCTGCGCGCGGCTGCGGATCTGGATGTCACGGCTTTGCGCACCACTCAGCGTTCGTTTGCCAAACTTCTCGCCGAGCTTGCCGAGCTTCTGCCGGATGTGCAACCGACGCTTGCGGATGCCAGTCCGAAGGCCACGGTCTCGATCGGCGAGCTGCAACGCTCCGGGGCGGTGAGCCTCCGGCAGCAGACGGCGCGTATGGAGGTTCAGCCCGGCGGTGAGGGGCTACCTGTCTACACCGCGCGCGACATCATTTCGGGTGAACCGCCCGCCGGCCGTATCGCAGCTGAGGCGGCGTGCATCGCGGTCCTCCCCGGTGACGTCCTTGTCCCGACGGTCTTGACGAGTGCGGCCGCGGTCGTCGTCACCGAGGCGGGCGCAGCCCTGGGGCCGCACGTCCAGTTGTTGCGGCCGGATCCGAACCAGATCGACTCGTGGTTCCTCGCCGGATTTCTCAGGAGCAGAGGCTCGCTGCGGTTCGCGTCGACGATGTCCGGGACGCGCCGCATCGACGTCCGCCGGGTCGAGGTACCTCGCACACCTATCGCTGAGCAGCGAAAATACGCCGCCGCGTTCGAGCTGCTCGCTCGCTTCGACGCGACCCTGGCTCGGGCCTCGAACCTGGGCCACGAGCTGACCCAGTCCTTGACCGACGGCCTGGCGGCCGGCGCACTGACCCCGGCCGAACGATCGGCCCGGAAACCTGCAACATGA